The region ACTGAATGCGCAAACATGGTTTGCGCCGCGCCCGAACTGCCCCCATGGTTCGGGCGCGGCGTTTCAACTCGATGTCTGCTTTTTTCCCATATCAGACATCAACCAGCAGGGCCGCGCCCCTCAGCCTAGGTATTTCTCAAACCAAGCAATCGTGCGCGCCCAGGCCAGCTCTGCCGCTGCTTCGTCGTAACGTGGGGTGCTGTCATTGTGGAACCCGTGGTTGGCCCCCTCATAGATATGCGCCTCATAGGTCACGCCCGCCGCATCCAGTGCCTTTTGATAATCGGGCCAGCCTTCGTTCACGCGGGTATCCAGCTCGCCATAATGCAAAAGCACCGGCGCCTTGATCCGCTTAACATCCTCGGGGCGGGGTTGGCGGCCATAAAACGGCACCGCCGCGCCCAGATCCTCAAACGCCACCGCCGCCGCGTTCGCAACACCGCCACCATAACAGAACCCGGTGATCCCCACCTTGTCAGTGGTGAAGTCCGCCGCTTTGAGCCAGTCAATCGCGGCAAAAAAATCATTCATCAGCTTTTCGCCATCCACAGTGCGCTGCAAATCGCGCCCGGCATCATCATTGCCGGGATATCCCCCGACAGAACTCAGCCCGTCCGGCGCCAGCGCCACAAACCCTGCCTTGGCCACGCGCCGCGCCACATCCTCTATGTATGGGTTCAGCCCGCGGTTCTCATGCACCACCACAACTCCCGGCACCGGCCCGGTCGCGGCGGCTGGCCGCACCAGATATCCGCGCACCTCGCCATGCCCGTCAGGCGAAGGGTAGGTGACATATTCCGGCACGATGTCCGGGTCGGTGAATTGCACCTGCTCGGCCATCGCATAATCCGGGCTCATCGCCGCCAATATCGCGGGCGCGGCCATTCCGGCCACGGCAAACTTTCCGGCGCGGTTCAGAAATTCACGCTTGGTGATTATCCCATGGGCATAAAAATCGTAAAGCTCCAGAAGCTCGGGGGCAAAATCCTTGGCGGTCAGACGGGTCATGATATTGTCCTTTTCGGTTCATTTGGCCGGTGCAGCATAGCGCCCTGATCGCGCGGTTCGAAATCACGATGCCGGGTGGGCCGACTCCTCGCCTTTGCGCGACGCCGAACGCCGCATTGACCTTAACAGCCGTTCATACATTCAGGAATCCGATGTCATACGCCTGACAGCCGGGCAGCAGCCGCGAGTCACCCTCACGAAAATCCACCGTGCGCCGCCGTTAACCTATGCCGGCTCCGAGGTCAGCCAGACGCCGCCTTCCGGGCGCAACGTCAGGATCATCACCGGCTTGGGGTCGCGCCCCACTACCGGGTGGAATCGGCGCCTGCCAAGCAACGTTGCCAGAATGATCACCGCCTCCTGAAGCGCGAAACTCGACCCGATGCAAATCCTCGGGCCATCCCCGAAAGGAAGATAAGCATAGCGCTCTATATCTTTGCGATCATTGAATCTTTCTGGTTTGAACGCATTGGGATCATCCCACAAGAGCCGGTTGCGATGCAGCGCATAAATCGGGATCATCACAGTATCGCCAGGCAGCACCTCACGCCCGCAAAGCTCATCACGCCCCTGCGCCGTGC is a window of Rhodobacteraceae bacterium LMO-JJ12 DNA encoding:
- a CDS encoding dienelactone hydrolase family protein, with the translated sequence MTRLTAKDFAPELLELYDFYAHGIITKREFLNRAGKFAVAGMAAPAILAAMSPDYAMAEQVQFTDPDIVPEYVTYPSPDGHGEVRGYLVRPAAATGPVPGVVVVHENRGLNPYIEDVARRVAKAGFVALAPDGLSSVGGYPGNDDAGRDLQRTVDGEKLMNDFFAAIDWLKAADFTTDKVGITGFCYGGGVANAAAVAFEDLGAAVPFYGRQPRPEDVKRIKAPVLLHYGELDTRVNEGWPDYQKALDAAGVTYEAHIYEGANHGFHNDSTPRYDEAAAELAWARTIAWFEKYLG